The window GACCTGAAGGTTTACGGTATGATCGAGATGGCAAAAAACTTTTTACATACGAAAAAGGATAATGAACCATGAAAAAAATAGATCTGAAGGCGATGGCAGAGAAACAGAATAATGAATATGTCTTTGGTTCTGCAGATACAGGGTCCCATGCCTGTTACCTGATCTACGGCAGACTCTTGCCCGGAGAGAAGGGGCGTCAAATAACGCCAGGCGTCGGTCATGAGGAGATGCTGCTTGCCGCATGTGGCAATTTCAGCGTTACCGGTGCATTTGAAGGGATAATCGAAGAAGGTTCAGCAATTCATCTTTCCGGGGAACAGACCTGCTATCTGGAAAACAAAGGAGCTTCCGAGGCCGTATACGTTATCGCCGGAGGCCATTCAGAACAGAGCCATCACCACTAACTTTTTATCTCAAGCCGCCTGACAAAACTGAGCGCAGAGAGGCTCTCGATCACCTGCCTGATAGGTGAGCTATGCTTCCCTGCAACGGTAAAGACGTATGTTCGTTCTATTTCAGGAAACTGAATCTCATAATCCATTTTGGTGATCGTAAATCCTTTTTCCTCAAAGACCTCACGGATGGTTTTTTCGTCTCCTGATCTGTCAGTGATAAGTGTCACGAATTTGTACACGGTCCTCGGCATTCTTGTTTCCAGAAGCCGCAGAAACCAGAGAGACACAAAAGTTATCACAAAGCCGGCAATACCGGCAAAATACTGCCCCGCACCGATTGCAAGACCAATAGCAGAGACGATCCAGACACATGCAGCCGTAGTCAGCCCCTGCACCGAGGCACCGGTCTTGAGGATAACGCCTGCGCCTAAAAAACCGACACCGGTCATGGCGCCTGCAGCGATCCGCGTAGGATCAATCCTCGTCAGGCCGGACTGGGTGCTGTCCGCATAATACCCTTCTGAGATGATCATGAGGAGCACACAGGAGACGCAGACAAGGAGCTGCGTCCTGAAGCCTGCCGGCCTGCCATGGGTCTGGCGTTCGAACCCTATGATACCGCCCAGAAGCGTTCCTAAAAGAAGTTTAAGAATTATTTCAGCAGGGGCCATTGGTTAGGCCTTCACAATGATCTTATAAAACTTCTTCTTGCCGACCTTCACAATATGTTCGCCGACCTGAAGCCTCAAATTCGCATCAGAGACTACGGCATCGTTTAATTTCACGCCACCCTGCTTTATCAGCCGGACTGCCTCGCCAGTACCTTGTACAAGTCCTGCGTCTTTCATGATCTGTGGAAGCCATGTGGCGTTTTCTGCACTGCCTGCAGAGACGTTCAGCACCGGAAAAGTTGACTCAAGATCACTGAGATTTTTTTCCTCGAATATTGCATGGTATTTGTCTCTTGCCTTTTCAGCCTCTTCCTGTCCGTTGTATCTCGATACCAGCTCCAAAGCAAGATCCTTCTTTGCCTCACGGGGATCTTTCGAGCCGTTCTTCAGGCCTTCTTTCAAGGCATTGAACTCGTCCACCGAGATGCGGCTCAGGAGCTCAAAGTATCTCTCTATCAGGGTATCCGGGACGCTCATCACCTTTTTGAACATGCCGGCAAGCTCACCGTTTACGTATTCAAAGGCAGGCTCATTGATGCCGATGTAGTTGCCGAGGCTCTTGGACATCTTGTTTACACCGTCAAGCCCCTCAAGAAGCGGCATCGTAATAACAACCTGCTCTTCCATTGAACTCTTCCGCTGCAAGGTCCTGCCCATCAGAAGGTTGAACTTCTGGTCTGTGCCGCCAAGCTCAATATCTGACTTGAGCGCAACAGAGTCATACGCCTGAAAAAGAGGATAGTAGAATTCCAATATGCTTATATCCTGTTCATTTTTGAATCTCTTCTTAAAATCATCCCTTTCGAGCATTCTTGCAACAGTCTGCATTGATCCAAGTTTTACAATCTCCATGCTTCCCAAACTTTCAAGCCATTCGCTATTAAAACGTATCCGTGTCTTTACGGGATCGAGTAATTTAAACACCTGAGTCTTATAGGTTTCGGCGTTTTTAAGCACCTCTTCCTTTGTGAGGGGTTTGCGCGTCTCGTTTTTGCCGGTGGGGTCGCCGATCATGCCGGTGAAGTCGCCGATCAGGAAGGTCACTTCATGGCCAAGGTCCTGAAACTGGCGCATCTTCTCAAGAAGCACGGTGTGACCGATATGGATGTCAGGCGCTGTCGGGTCAAAACCGGCCTTTACCTGAAGGGGTCTGTCCTCTTTATATGACCGCTCGAGTTTCTTCAGGAGGTCTGGTTCGCTG of the Nitrospirota bacterium genome contains:
- a CDS encoding MgtC/SapB family protein; this translates as MAPAEIILKLLLGTLLGGIIGFERQTHGRPAGFRTQLLVCVSCVLLMIISEGYYADSTQSGLTRIDPTRIAAGAMTGVGFLGAGVILKTGASVQGLTTAACVWIVSAIGLAIGAGQYFAGIAGFVITFVSLWFLRLLETRMPRTVYKFVTLITDRSGDEKTIREVFEEKGFTITKMDYEIQFPEIERTYVFTVAGKHSSPIRQVIESLSALSFVRRLEIKS
- a CDS encoding tyrosine--tRNA ligase, giving the protein MLSPEKQLETIRRGTVEIISEPDLLKKLERSYKEDRPLQVKAGFDPTAPDIHIGHTVLLEKMRQFQDLGHEVTFLIGDFTGMIGDPTGKNETRKPLTKEEVLKNAETYKTQVFKLLDPVKTRIRFNSEWLESLGSMEIVKLGSMQTVARMLERDDFKKRFKNEQDISILEFYYPLFQAYDSVALKSDIELGGTDQKFNLLMGRTLQRKSSMEEQVVITMPLLEGLDGVNKMSKSLGNYIGINEPAFEYVNGELAGMFKKVMSVPDTLIERYFELLSRISVDEFNALKEGLKNGSKDPREAKKDLALELVSRYNGQEEAEKARDKYHAIFEEKNLSDLESTFPVLNVSAGSAENATWLPQIMKDAGLVQGTGEAVRLIKQGGVKLNDAVVSDANLRLQVGEHIVKVGKKKFYKIIVKA